GCCACCCTGATCCTCACCTATCAATAAAAGGAAAAGGTCGATGACGCTCAATATCATCGCGGTCGCGTTCGCCTGCCTGTTTACCGCCGGGGCGGCAGCAACGGATGCGGTCAATATCGCCGTAAAAGGCAGAATTGTGGCCTCGCCATGCGTGTTTAACGGTGGAAACTCGATTGTGAACGTCAGCCTGGGGAATATGCAGGCGAAAAATATGGCGACACCGGCTTCATCATCCACGCCCGTGCCTTTCAGTCTGACCTTTACCGACTGCCCGGCAGCAACACAAAGCGTGACGGCCACCTTTACCGGCACCGCCGATCCTGTTGCCGGGACTAATTATTACAAGAACAGCGGTTCAGCGACGAACATCGCGCTGGGCATTATTGAAACCAGCTCAGGGAGCTTAAAAGGCCCGGGTAACAGCATTACCCAAAATATTGCTGCCGATCGTACCGCCACCATGAATATGCAGGCGATTGCTTATTCCGATACCGGCGGTGTCACCCCCGGCACCCTCAGCGTCGCGGTGGTCGCGACGCTGGAATACAACTAATTCTGAATACGAAAGACGATAAACAGGAAGTGGAGGAGAGATATGACCATCAACGTGCTTATTAAAGAGACAGAGACACTTTACTGTTATGCGCTGAAAAATTTCATTGCCGATGTATTCAGAACACAGTTTCTGAGTGAGATTAATTTTATTACGGAATTTACCCGGGAGAGCATCAGCGAAGCCGATATTATTGTGCTCTCTCTTTGCCGTGGCGAGCCTTTTATCTGCACGCCCGAATTACTGGCCCGCAATAAAGGGGTGATGATTGGTCTGGTCAGTGGTGAACAGTACGAAAAAGAGACGTTACCGGGCTGTTTTAAAGAGATGGTTTTCATCTCGCGGGATGCCCCGTTAAACGACTTTCATCAGGTTTTTCGGGCGGCATGGCAAACCCTGCAGAGCGACGAGCAAAAGAGCGACACCCCCTCATGCGCCGATTGCCATCACCGGACGTTATCGCCCCGGCAAACCGTGATCATGGCGAGCCTGTATCAGGGGCTGTCGACGCCTGAAATCGCCAAAAAGCTGCATATTGATTACAAAACGGTGTATGCGCATAAGTATGACGTTATGCAGAAATTCCAGTTGGGCAGCGACCACGACCTGCAGGTGCTGCTGTCCAGAATGCGGGAAAAAAATACCCAGATAAACTTGCTGCGCGAATGCCTGAGAACGTAACGGGGTGCTGGCATGCAACAACCAGCCCACAGGGGCTGGTTGTC
This DNA window, taken from Leclercia adecarboxylata, encodes the following:
- a CDS encoding LuxR C-terminal-related transcriptional regulator, which encodes MTINVLIKETETLYCYALKNFIADVFRTQFLSEINFITEFTRESISEADIIVLSLCRGEPFICTPELLARNKGVMIGLVSGEQYEKETLPGCFKEMVFISRDAPLNDFHQVFRAAWQTLQSDEQKSDTPSCADCHHRTLSPRQTVIMASLYQGLSTPEIAKKLHIDYKTVYAHKYDVMQKFQLGSDHDLQVLLSRMREKNTQINLLRECLRT
- a CDS encoding fimbrial protein — encoded protein: MTLNIIAVAFACLFTAGAAATDAVNIAVKGRIVASPCVFNGGNSIVNVSLGNMQAKNMATPASSSTPVPFSLTFTDCPAATQSVTATFTGTADPVAGTNYYKNSGSATNIALGIIETSSGSLKGPGNSITQNIAADRTATMNMQAIAYSDTGGVTPGTLSVAVVATLEYN